One window of the Salarias fasciatus unplaced genomic scaffold, fSalaFa1.1, whole genome shotgun sequence genome contains the following:
- the LOC115385732 gene encoding ADAMTS-like protein 2, translating to MRLWLWELCAETILVLLSLLTLALSLGNLSTRGLQEEGVASNSLEEDLEVTTYWWGEWAKWTACTRTCGGGVMTQERHCLRQRKKVAAGKDNMTCTGTAKKYHLCNTRECPASGRSFREEQCWSFNSHLYNGRNYLWKPLYPDDYVHISSNPCDLHCTTIDGQRQLMVTARDGTSCKYSSYRGVCVNGKCEPIGCDGVLFSSNTLDKCGVCQGDGSSCSRVNGNFRRGASTLGYSFITQIPEGSWDIQIIERKKSADILAVTDQAGNFFFNGAYKVDSPQNFHAAGTVFKYRRPMDVYETGIEYIVAKGPIDQAINILVWNQNGRTPYITYEYTVLRESLPPIPPPPVYTGRDSSAGDLSVEVGGLLAPNSSLYDPAPSGGRLETGESDGQKSQETNEVYVETAAIKCDVDGAAAKKFTGNSSHTGSTAQPEADGGPLDAKPDSPNLIWRVLLEDWMGPDELLINISTNQLLTEGGAPFSSEVGAAEVGVGGLDGGQPFDLTHMLEFTLGSKHNDSGDQGSPNKTVQNGLRPSSRSNRTRLSQRIHQKNLKLSAADMYRWKLSSQEPCSMTCSIGVSKSFVSCVRYDGVEVHDMYCDALTRPEPVHNFCIGRECQPRWEASSWSECSRTCGEGFQFRQVRCWKMLSPGLDSSVYSDLCNMADLERPAERRACKSPACGPQWEVAEWTECPAKCGQKAQVNRDVRCSDETRPCDPMTKPPNVKNCTGPPCERHWTVSEWGPCSGACGQGKMVRHVYCKAPEGRVVPENQCSLEDKPLSIHPCGERDCAPHWLSQDWKRCNTTCGRGVKQRVVLCVGINGGKFQIFDEEACGDSNKPEEENTCFERPCFKWYTTPWSECTKTCGVGVRMRDVKCYQDRELVRGCDPLTKPVAKQTCTLQPCPTEPPDENCQDRPSTNCLLALKVNLCSHWYYSKACCHSCRTSRPPSS from the exons ATGAGGCTGTGGCTGTGGGAGCTGTGTGCAGAGACGAtcctggtcctgctgagcctCCTGACGTTGGCGCTGTCGCTGGGGAACCTGTCCACCAGGGGGCTGCAG gaggagggCGTGGCCTCCAACAGcctggaggaggacctggaggtgACCACATACTGGTGGGGGGAGTGGGCCAAATGGACGGCGTGCACCCGGACGTGTGGAGGCGGAGTCATGACTCAGGAGAGACACTGTCTGAGACAGAG AAAGAAAGTTGCTGCTGGGAAGGACAACATGACCTGTACAGGAACTGCGAAGAAGTATCATCTCTGCAACACTCGA GAATGTCCTGCCAGTGGCAGGAGCTTCAGGGAGGAGCAGTGTTGGTCCTTCAACTCCCACCTTTACAACGGGAGGAACTACCTGTGGAAACCTCTCTACCCCG ACGATTATGTTCATATCTCCAGTAACCCGTGTGACCTCCACTGCACCACGATCGACGGCCAGCGGCAGCTGATGGTGACGGCTCGAGACGGCACTTCCTGCAAGTACAGCAGCTACCGCGGCGTTTGTGTGAACGGCAAGTGTGAA cctATCGGATGTGACGGCGTGCTGTTCTCCTCCAACACGCTGGACAAGTGTGGAGTCTGTCAGGGAgacggcagcagctgcagcagagtcaATGGAAACTTCCGACGTGGAGCCTCCACCCTGG GTTACTCTTTCATCACTCAAATCCCTGAGGGATCCTGGGACATCCAGATCATTGAGAGGAAGAAGTCAGCAGATATTCTGG CGGTAACTGACCAGGCCGGAAACTTCTTCTTTAACGGAGCCTACAAGGTGGACAGTCCCCAGAACTTCCATGCAGCCGGCACCGTCTTCAAGTACCGCCGGCCCATGGATGTGTACGAGACCGGGATCGAGTACATCGTCGCCAAAGGCCCGATCGACCAGGCCATAAATATCCTG GTGTGGAACCAGAATGGCCGAACACCTTACATCACCTACGAATACACCGTACTGCGAGAGTCCCTGCCCCCGATCCCGCCTCCTCCAGTCTACACAGGCAGAGACAGCTCAGCTGGCGACCTGTCGGTGGAAGTGGGGGGTCTGCTGGCCCCCAACAGCAGCTTGTATGATCCGGCGCCGTCTGGGGGACGGCTGGAGACTGGAGAGTCCGATGGACAGAAGAGCCAGGAGACCAATGAGGTGTATGTGGAGACAGCAGCCATTAAATGTGATGTGGACGGAGCAGCCGCAAAAAAATTCACAG gaaacagcagccacacaggCAGCACCGCCCAACCTGAAGCGGATGGTGGACCTCTGGACGCAAAGCCGGACTCCCCAAACCTCATCTGGAGGGTCCTGCTGGAAGACTGGATGGGTCCAGATGAGCTGCTCATCAACATCAGCACCAACCAGCTGCTGACGGAGGGCGGCGCTCCGTTCTCATCCGAGGTGGGAGCAGCGGAGGTGGGCGTGGGCGGCCTGGATGGGGGCCAGCCGTTCGACCTGACCCACATGCTGGAGTTTACTCTGGGctccaaacacaatgacagcgGAGACCAAGGCAGCCCCAACAAGACGGTGCAGAACGGACTGAGACCCTCCAGTCGCTCTAACAGAACCAG GTTGAGCCAAAGGATCCACCAGAAAAACCTGAAGCTGAGTGCTGCCGACATGTACCGCTGGAAGCTGTCCTCTCAGGAGCCCTGCAGCATGACCTGCTCCATAG GAGTGTCAAAGTCTTTCGTCTCATGTGTCCGTTACGATGGTGTGGAGGTGCACGATATGTACTGTGATGCTCTGACCAGACCGGAACCAGTCCACAACTTCTGCATTGGAAGAGAATGTCAGCCCAG atgggaggcgagcagctggagcgaGTGCTCGCGGACGTGTGGGGAGGGCTTCCAGTTCCGTCAGGTCCGCTGCTGGAAGATGCTGTCCCCGGGCCTGGACAGCTCGGTCTACAGCGACCTCTGCAACATGGCCGACCTGGAGAGACCAGCCGAGAGACGAGCCTGCAAGAGTCCAGCCTGCGGTCCACAGTGGGAGGTGGCAGAGTGGACTGAG TGTCCTGCTAAATGTGGCCAAAAAGCTCAGGTGAACCGTGATGTTCGCTGCTCTGATGAGACCCGACCATGTGACCCGATGACCAAACCTCCCAATGTGAAGAACTGCACCGGTCCGCCCTGCGAGCGCCACTGGACTGTGTCCGAGTGGGGGCCT TGTTCAGGAGCATGTGGCCAGGGGAAGATGGTGCGACACGTGTACTGTAAGGCTCCAGAGGGCCGTGTGGTTCCTGAGAACCAGTGCTCCCTGGAGGACAAGCCGCTGTCCATTCACCCCTGTGGGGAGAGAGACTGTGCTCCGCACTGGCTGAGCCAGGACTGGAAGAGG tgcaaCACGACCTGCGGTCGCGGTGTGAAGCAGAGGGTCGTTCTGTGTGTGGGCATCAATGGAGGAAAGTTCCAGATCTTTGACGAGGAAGCGTGTGGAGACAGCAACAAGCCCGAGGAGGAAAATACCTGCTTTGAAAGACCCTGCTTCAAATGGTACACGACCCCCTGGTCTGAG TGCACAAAAACCTGTGGAGTGGGAGTGCGCATGCGGGACGTGAAATGTTACCAGGACAGGGAGCTGGTCCGAGGCTGTGACCCCCTCACCAAGCCAGTGGCCAAACAGACGTGCACCTTGCAGCCCTGCCCAACAGAACCACCAG ATGAGAACTGCCAGGATCGACCCTCCACCAACTGTCTGCTGGCTCTGAAGGTCAACCTCTGCAGCCACTGGTATTACAGCAAGGCCTGCTGCCACTCCTGCCGCACCAGCCGACCCCCGTCCTCCTAG